The sequence below is a genomic window from Lampris incognitus isolate fLamInc1 chromosome 18, fLamInc1.hap2, whole genome shotgun sequence.
cagatagcttcttctctgtctgactccAGACTCCAGATAGCTTCTTCTCTGACTGACTCCAGTtagcttcttctctgtctgactccAGTTAGCGTCTTCTCTGTCTGACTCCAGTTAGCGTCTTCTCTGTCTGACTCCAGAtagcttcttctctgtctgactccagatagcttcttctctgtctgactccagatagcttcttctctgtctgacttcagactccagatagcttcttctctgtctgactccagatagcttcttctctgtctgactccAGACTCCAGATAGCTTCTTCTCTGACTGACTCCAGTtagcttcttctctgtctgactccagttagcttcttctctgtctgactccagatagcttcttctctgtctgactccagatagcttcttctctgtctgactccagatagcttcttctctgtctgactccagatagcttcttctctgtctgactccagatagcttcttctctgtctgactccAGTTAGCGTCTTCTCTGTCTGACTCCAGAtagcttcttctctgtctgactcattagcttcttctctgtctgactccagatagcttcttctctgtctgactcaagttagcttcttctctgtctgactccagatagcttcttctctgtctgactcattagcttcttctctgtctgactccagatagtttcttctctgtctgactccagatagcttcttctctgtctgactccagatagcttcttctctgtctgactccagatagcttcttctctgtctgactccagatagcttcttctctgtctgactccagatagcttcttctctgtctgactcattagcttcttctctgtctgactccagatagtttcttctctgtctgactccagatagcttcttctctgtctgactccagatagtttcttctctgtctgactccagatagcttcttctctgtctgactcaagttagcttcttctctgtctgactccagatagtttcttctctgtctgactccAGATAACCTCCCACTTGGTCTGCCTGTGTCATTTAGTGaatttaactgtgcatgtaagGATCCTTACCAGGCAATATGGCCGACGCCCTCCCCCTCCAACCCCTGTCCGGGATCAGTGGTGGCCCCTATAGACGCGGATCTTGCGGCTGAGGGTGCGCGCCAGGCGGTCCACGGCGCTGCCGATGTGTCCCAGCTCCTTCCGGGAGGTCAGACCCTCGATGTTCCCGCTGTACCACATCACCCACCCGGCCAGCGACATCAGCACCAACAGGGCGCCTGCACACACAGCTGAGGTTATACGTCACTTCCAGAGGATGGACAGACCAAAAATGCTTGGCTAATTAAacactttttttgttttcttttttttttttaagcttattgcactgtttttcttttgtagtggttgttttgtgtttttttcctctgTTCCATGAGGATCATATGTATGAGTAAGTCAGAACCACCAGGCTCTTATGTCAGTTTGCTTGGTGTAATGACTGTCTAGGGGTCAACCTAAGAGTCAGTACTCCTTATTTTTCAAATTAAAATGCCTATTAAAAGAAACTaacggtgtctgggtagcgtggcggtctattccgttgcctacaaacacggggatctccggctcaaatccacgtgttacctccggcttggtcgggcgtccctacagacacaattggccgtgtctgtgggtgggaagctgaatgtgggtgtatgtcctggtcgctgcactagcgcctcctctgatcagtcggggtgcctgttctgtggggaaggagaactggggaggagtagcgtgatcctcccacgcactacgtccccctggtgaaactcctcactgtcaggtgaaaagaagcggctggcaactcctcacgtatgggaggagacatgtggtagtctgcagcccccccccggatcagcagaaggggtggagcagtgaccgggacagttcggaagagtgggataattggccaagtacaattgggagaaaaaaggggggaaaatggagggggaataccccccccccaaaaaagaaactaACAAAATCAAAGGGATAAAAATAAGGCTGAAATGCCCGCTAAGATTGTCATGGAAAAATTTGGGTAATTTTATCTTCTGCCTTTCATGAGGTAACTTCTCACCAGAGCTTTATACCTACCTAGCTATAATTAGGGTAATCTTATCTTCTGGTTCTCATGAGGTAGCATCTCACCAGAGCTTTATACCTACCTAGCTATAGCGCTTTTGTCTGCTGTGATATGATATGTTATGGTTTGATGTATGAGGCGGTATGATATGATGTGAGCTCTACACATGTAACACCTATCAGGGTGGGTGGACAGACACGCTGTGAGGTTGGTGCAGTGAGCGATGACATGGATTAATTCATCAGATCGTTTGTCTGAACGGACGCCCTGTCCTGTGTACTGTGTGCTGGTGAACATACGGAGCATATTACCCCACAACGTATTTATCTCGAGATCTGCGAGGCCGCCATCTTTTCACAGCCTTTCAGGCAAACATACCTGTGTAGACAAACAGGTCTCCAAAGTCTCTCCCTTTGATCTCCAGAGGGGCGAAGACTCCCACCAGCAGGGCGGCTCCACCCAGCAAGTCCATCAGCACTGCAAAGGCCAGAGCAAGCTTGCAGTGGGACAGGCCATTGCACAACCCCATGATGACCTGGGAGGGGGACAAAGATCCAGTATTACTTCGCCTGTGAAGCCTGATTCTGATACACATGCGAAGTGCGTCCGAGACACCGGTTTTAGataaagacataaaaactaaAGCAGACGTACGGGAGCAGGAGCAAGGTTTGGAAGAGGGACTtcagtcatgggggggggggggggatgaatgaGCGTTTGTGTGCAACACACCATTTCCTGATGTTTGGAAATCTGCAACCCAGATATAGGGACGGGGCAGCAAGATCCCGACCCGTACTTCCAGACTTCTGAACAGTTTCTACCCAAGTGAACCCTGGTAACAACCTCTAAGGCTGCAACAATATCCTGAAACTGTGCAATTACACCTGTACATCTGGCTTGTGCAAAGAAACACTCTGACTCGGGTTAGTGTGATACACAGACCATCTAGcgtaatagatattaca
It includes:
- the tmem238a gene encoding transmembrane protein 238a, which codes for MGLCNGLSHCKLALAFAVLMDLLGGAALLVGVFAPLEIKGRDFGDLFVYTGALLVLMSLAGWVMWYSGNIEGLTSRKELGHIGSAVDRLARTLSRKIRVYRGHH